A genomic stretch from Mycobacteriales bacterium includes:
- a CDS encoding GNAT family N-acetyltransferase, whose protein sequence is MAELVVREASAAEVLALRMAVLRPGMAVEPGDYDSFADTRHVAAFAGDEVVGCASVFPAPVPQAPAAWQLRGMAVAADRQGQGIGALVLRGAIDVVRAAGAPLLWAHARVSALAFYERLGFDVVAGEYLHGPLRLPHKLILLRLDGAGPPPARG, encoded by the coding sequence TTGGCTGAGCTGGTGGTGCGCGAAGCGTCGGCGGCGGAGGTGCTGGCGCTGCGGATGGCGGTGCTGCGGCCGGGAATGGCGGTCGAGCCGGGCGACTACGACTCGTTCGCCGACACGCGGCACGTCGCGGCGTTCGCCGGGGACGAGGTGGTCGGGTGCGCGAGTGTGTTCCCGGCGCCGGTTCCGCAGGCCCCGGCGGCCTGGCAGCTGCGCGGCATGGCGGTCGCAGCCGACCGGCAGGGACAGGGGATCGGCGCGCTGGTGCTGCGCGGTGCCATCGACGTCGTGCGGGCCGCGGGCGCACCCCTGCTGTGGGCGCACGCCCGGGTGAGCGCGCTCGCCTTCTACGAGCGGCTCGGGTTCGACGTCGTCGCGGGCGAGTACCTGCACGGCCCGCTGCGCCTGCCGCACAAGCTGATCTTGTTGCGCCTGGACGGCGCGGGGCCGCCTCCGGCGAGGGGGTGA
- a CDS encoding deoxyguanosinetriphosphate triphosphohydrolase yields the protein MTSEYDATTRARMVDEPAKAEQTARGEFVRDRARVMHSAALRRLAARTQVVGVGQSDFPRTRLTHSLECAQIGRELAGALGADPDLVDTACLAHDLGHPPFGHNGERALDVFAAGIGGFEGNAQSLRVLTRLEAKVVDPSGRSAGLNLTRAVLDASTKYPWPREADRPKFGFYEDDREVFNWVRLGAIPNRKCVEAQIMDWADDVAYSVHDLEDGIQAGLVSPALLDDRTERDEVVALAREAYSDASSDELHAAFERLRALEYWVRDYDGSMGSLVVLKQMTSELIGRLCAAAVDATRAEGDGRPLRRYSGELVVPASARSECAVLKAVAAKYVMRRTGTVALQARQREQLAELLSAVADGAPGTLEPWLREAFTAADDDAARLRVVVDQVASLTDTSAAAWHERLVGVGGSVG from the coding sequence GTGACGAGCGAGTACGACGCGACGACGCGCGCGCGGATGGTCGACGAGCCGGCGAAGGCGGAGCAGACCGCACGGGGTGAGTTCGTCCGCGACCGGGCGCGGGTGATGCACTCTGCGGCGCTGCGGCGACTTGCGGCGCGAACGCAGGTCGTCGGGGTCGGGCAGAGCGACTTCCCGCGGACCCGGTTGACGCACTCGCTCGAGTGCGCGCAGATCGGCCGCGAGCTCGCCGGTGCCCTCGGCGCCGACCCGGATCTGGTGGACACGGCCTGCCTCGCGCACGACTTGGGCCATCCGCCGTTCGGCCACAACGGGGAGCGCGCGCTCGACGTCTTCGCCGCCGGCATCGGTGGCTTCGAGGGAAACGCGCAGAGCCTGCGGGTGTTGACCCGGCTCGAAGCGAAGGTGGTCGACCCGAGCGGGCGCAGCGCCGGGCTGAACCTGACCCGTGCCGTGCTGGACGCGTCGACGAAGTATCCGTGGCCGCGCGAGGCGGACCGGCCGAAGTTCGGGTTCTACGAGGACGACCGTGAGGTCTTCAACTGGGTGCGGCTGGGCGCGATCCCCAACCGCAAGTGCGTCGAGGCACAGATCATGGACTGGGCCGACGACGTCGCCTACTCGGTGCACGACCTCGAGGACGGCATCCAGGCGGGGCTCGTCTCGCCGGCGTTGCTCGACGACCGGACCGAGCGCGACGAAGTGGTCGCGCTCGCCCGCGAGGCCTACTCGGACGCGTCGTCCGACGAGCTGCACGCCGCGTTCGAGCGGCTGCGGGCGCTGGAGTACTGGGTGCGTGACTACGACGGTTCGATGGGATCCCTCGTCGTGCTCAAGCAGATGACCAGCGAACTGATCGGCCGGCTCTGCGCCGCCGCGGTCGACGCGACCCGAGCCGAAGGCGACGGCCGGCCGCTGCGGCGTTACTCCGGCGAGCTCGTCGTACCGGCCTCCGCTCGCAGCGAGTGCGCGGTCTTGAAGGCGGTGGCGGCGAAGTACGTGATGCGCCGGACCGGGACCGTTGCACTGCAGGCTCGGCAACGCGAGCAGCTCGCCGAGCTGTTGAGCGCCGTTGCCGACGGCGCGCCCGGCACCCTCGAGCCGTGGCTGCGTGAGGCGTTCACGGCAGCCGACGACGACGCGGCACGGCTTCGCGTCGTCGTCGACCAGGTCGCCTCGCTCACCGACACTTCGGCGGCAGCCTGGCACGAGCGACTCGTGGGTGTGGGCGGGTCCGTTGGCTGA